Proteins encoded in a region of the Campylobacter sp. MIT 99-7217 genome:
- the tsaE gene encoding tRNA (adenosine(37)-N6)-threonylcarbamoyltransferase complex ATPase subunit type 1 TsaE, with protein sequence MSKTREIVLSLDELDELCKLLPNEGVILLQGDLASGKTSLVQAFAKFKGIKEEPSSPTFSVMQSYENENGFKLFHYDIYQNGFKALLENGLFENFFEKGLHLVEWGDEKLYEYLKNFGIEAKKIQISNLKDKRKYQIYE encoded by the coding sequence ATGAGTAAGACCAGAGAAATTGTATTAAGTCTTGATGAACTTGATGAACTTTGCAAGCTTTTGCCAAATGAGGGTGTTATTTTGTTACAAGGGGATTTAGCAAGTGGAAAAACAAGTTTAGTTCAAGCCTTTGCTAAATTTAAGGGCATAAAAGAAGAGCCAAGTTCCCCAACTTTTTCGGTTATGCAAAGCTATGAAAATGAAAATGGCTTCAAGCTTTTTCATTATGATATTTATCAAAATGGCTTTAAAGCTCTTTTAGAAAATGGACTTTTTGAGAATTTTTTTGAAAAGGGTTTGCATTTAGTAGAGTGGGGCGATGAAAAGCTTTATGAGTATTTAAAGAATTTTGGCATAGAGGCTAAAAAAATTCAAATTTCAAATTTAAAAGATAAAAGAAAGTATCAAATTTATGAGTAA
- a CDS encoding RNA polymerase factor sigma-54, translating into MLKQKINQATKTKLSQTLRTWLPILQVGIEDLKESLNEMIKDNPFASVSENKATRSDGKKSFDHFYKNSVSDTLEALSLSKKSVYELLEEQIIPPLFPTAKSQEIALKIIECLNNEGYFEYDEELLKDFSKEEVERIRQRFKFLDPVGVGALNFKEALLFSLENEQDLDEELDEFCRFLITDFDNIKDYVKEPLYKQALAVIKKFSTPPFLEYFEDSRAIVPDIFIYREDGEIKIKINDEYYPEIHIETDNLEHEFLSSYIKEAKNLIDALEMRKATLYKVGLMIIEHQYDFFVGKEIKPMKLSDLAEDLQRNSSTISRAIANKYLSFEGGLVPLKNFFTTAVDDEGETSNATIKEYITELIKKEDRKKPLSDEKLLQLAQKEFSSMQIGRRTIAKYRIQLGIASSSDRKKLYELS; encoded by the coding sequence ATGCTTAAACAAAAGATAAATCAAGCCACCAAAACCAAACTGAGCCAAACACTAAGAACATGGCTTCCTATATTGCAAGTAGGTATTGAAGATCTTAAGGAAAGCCTAAATGAAATGATAAAGGATAATCCCTTTGCAAGCGTGAGCGAAAACAAGGCTACAAGAAGTGATGGAAAAAAAAGCTTTGATCATTTTTATAAAAATTCAGTCAGTGATACGCTTGAGGCTTTAAGTCTTTCTAAAAAAAGTGTTTATGAGCTTTTGGAAGAGCAAATTATACCTCCACTTTTTCCCACTGCAAAATCTCAAGAAATTGCTTTAAAGATCATAGAATGCTTAAATAACGAGGGATATTTTGAATACGATGAAGAGCTTTTAAAGGATTTTAGCAAAGAAGAGGTTGAACGCATAAGACAAAGATTTAAATTCCTTGATCCTGTCGGTGTTGGAGCTTTAAATTTCAAAGAAGCCTTACTTTTTTCTTTGGAAAATGAGCAAGATTTAGATGAAGAACTTGATGAGTTTTGTAGGTTTTTGATCACTGATTTTGACAATATCAAAGACTATGTTAAAGAACCTTTATATAAGCAAGCTTTGGCTGTGATCAAGAAATTTAGCACCCCGCCTTTTTTGGAGTATTTTGAAGATAGTAGGGCTATTGTTCCTGATATTTTTATTTATAGAGAAGATGGAGAGATTAAAATCAAGATCAATGATGAGTATTATCCTGAAATTCATATCGAAACGGATAATTTAGAACATGAGTTTTTAAGTTCTTATATCAAAGAGGCAAAAAATCTTATCGACGCTTTAGAAATGAGAAAAGCAACGCTTTATAAAGTAGGGCTTATGATCATAGAGCATCAGTATGATTTTTTTGTGGGCAAGGAAATAAAGCCTATGAAGCTTAGCGACTTGGCTGAGGATTTGCAAAGAAATTCAAGCACTATTTCAAGGGCTATTGCAAATAAATATCTTAGCTTTGAAGGAGGGCTTGTTCCTTTAAAAAACTTTTTTACAACTGCTGTTGATGATGAGGGAGAAACCTCAAATGCAACGATTAAAGAATATATCACTGAACTTATCAAAAAAGAAGATCGTAAAAAGCCTTTAAGTGATGAAAAGCTTTTGCAACTTGCTCAAAAAGAGTTTTCAAGTATGCAAATAGGAAGACGCACCATAGCTAAATACCGCATTCAACTTGGTATAGCAAGCTCAAGTGATAGAAAAAAGCTTTATGAGCTTTCTTGA
- a CDS encoding RNA-binding S4 domain-containing protein — translation MRVDKFLNAVNITKRRAIAEDMCKSGVVFINERLAKPSKEVKINDIIRLKLHTKEEIYKVLALPTLKNIPKDKKDDFVQKLENKDQDE, via the coding sequence ATGAGAGTAGATAAATTTTTAAATGCAGTAAATATCACAAAAAGAAGGGCTATTGCTGAGGATATGTGTAAAAGTGGTGTTGTTTTTATCAACGAAAGGCTTGCAAAACCAAGCAAAGAAGTCAAAATCAACGATATCATAAGGCTTAAACTTCATACCAAAGAAGAAATTTACAAGGTTTTAGCCTTGCCTACTCTTAAAAATATCCCCAAAGATAAAAAAGATGACTTTGTTCAAAAACTTGAAAACAAGGATCAAGATGAGTAA
- the lptB gene encoding LPS export ABC transporter ATP-binding protein has translation MSKLQAINLQKIIKKTKIIQNISLEISSNEVVGLLGPNGAGKTTTFYMICGLIPPSSGQVMLDDEDITKLPLNKRAKIGIGYLPQESSVFKDLSVEDNLLLAAQILYKDKKVLEEKVEKMLELLSIEPIRMRKGLSLSGGERRRCEIARSLMCDPKFLLLDEPFAGVDPIAVAEIQRLIADLKKLGIGVLITDHNVRETLAICDRTYVIRAGSLLASGTASEISHNEDVRKYYLGAEFKLFE, from the coding sequence ATGAGTAAATTACAAGCGATCAATCTACAAAAAATCATCAAAAAAACAAAAATCATACAAAATATTTCTTTAGAGATCAGTAGCAACGAAGTTGTGGGGCTTTTAGGACCAAATGGAGCTGGAAAAACCACGACTTTTTATATGATATGTGGGCTTATACCTCCAAGCTCTGGTCAGGTTATGCTTGATGATGAGGATATTACAAAACTTCCTTTAAACAAAAGAGCAAAGATAGGCATAGGCTATTTGCCTCAAGAAAGTAGCGTGTTTAAAGATTTAAGCGTTGAGGATAATTTGCTTTTAGCCGCACAAATTCTTTACAAAGATAAAAAAGTTTTAGAAGAAAAGGTTGAAAAAATGCTCGAGCTTTTAAGCATAGAGCCTATACGAATGCGAAAAGGCTTAAGCCTTAGTGGTGGAGAGCGTAGGCGTTGTGAGATTGCTAGAAGCTTGATGTGCGATCCTAAATTTTTGCTTTTAGATGAACCCTTTGCTGGGGTTGATCCTATAGCAGTGGCTGAAATTCAAAGGCTTATTGCTGATCTTAAAAAGCTTGGTATAGGTGTTTTAATCACTGATCATAATGTTAGAGAAACACTCGCAATTTGTGATAGAACTTATGTTATAAGGGCTGGAAGTTTGCTTGCAAGTGGCACGGCAAGTGAAATTTCTCATAATGAAGATGTAAGAAAATATTACTTAGGAGCGGAGTTTAAACTCTTTGAATAA